GCCATCTAAGAATGCCCATGTTTTTAAAAGGAGCAGCACAAGTATTGTGATCTAGGGCTACAAATTAACAGAATAGCTCGTGAACAGTTCAAACTCGGTTGGTATATACTTGGCTTGAATTcgattcatttaataaatgagaagTTTGTAAACATTAATATTGACTcgaaatttgaatattaaatgaGCAAAACTCATATAAGCTCAACTCAACTCGATTTAGGTTCATGAACAAAGTTCGTGTAAACTCAACTTGACTCGTTTTGAGCTTTCATTTTGAAGCTTGCAATTTGTGTTGTATatgcatatattatatttattgcaTATTAGTTGTATTTTatgtacttaattatatattattaatatatataatttaccttatttaatatatttattatgttcCCAAAGTGTGTTTAGGATAGTTATGTATtatgtaatataacattaacaTTATATATCAATTGTCTAATTGTTACATAGATTATAGCCTATTGATGTACTAATAAATGAATGAGTGAATAGACATTTACTTAAAACAATTACCAAATTAACTATAATTGATTAACTATAATTTGTATATGTAATGTACATCACAACATAAAATTATTTGGTTGAATAGTTAAATGGTtagaattttttgtaaaattttaagtttttatattaATCAAAAGATAAGAATTAGAACTTAAGGGAAAAAAACAACCGAATTCGAGCTCGAGCTACGTGAGTTCAAGCTGAATTCAAGTAGCTCGAGCTCAAATTCGAACAACGTTAATGGTTAACAAGCCAAGTTCAAACAAGAAGATTGAATTTTATTCGAGTTTAAACATGCTAATCGAAATGGAGTATCCTTATTTGAATTCGGCTCACTTTCATTTACAGGTCTACTGGCCTAGCATTGTCCAATTAGGCTACAAGGTTACAGCCCAACATGGAAAAAGTATTCTCTGTCCAAAAACTTGCCATTTTGGCTTTGGCAACAAGCACAAGTTGTTGGGTGgatctcttcctttttcctttttttttttttttttaaatcttttcgATGGAACACTTGAGAAGTACACAAAATTTCACTTATAAACGACACTCAAAAAGACTGAGCTGAGATATTAAAATCGAGTGAAACTACATTTCATAGTAGGAAAAACGACACTTCTATCAAATatgctagaaaaaaaaaaatatattgaactaaatgcacacaaaatataattaccAATTCTTCTTGAACATGACTTTCTTGGTTTAACTTAATTCGAAAGATGGCTCTACCTGGAGACTACAATTTGGGGCTTGGGCCACTGCTAATATTTTAGAAATCATGTGCATAGTCGGCCTCGATTCTGGAAGATCATTTAAGCATTTAGTAGCAATCTCAGCAATCCTTATGAGCTCGACCTCAACTTGGGGCATTGGAAGTGGAAGGCGTTGGTCCAACACATCTTTAAGTTGAATACCCATCCCAATTGATGGATCGGATGACTTGATTGAGGAGATGAAATCACCTGGATACTTTCCCATTATCACTTCTAATGCCAACACACCAAAGCTATATACATCACATTTCTTGGTTATCTTCATTGTATAAGCAAGTTCTGCCaagataaaaccaaaaaaataaataaataaattctaacacACGCCTTCAATGTTACTCTTAGAACAAAAGtacaatgaaataaattacCTAGTGCTATATATCCGTATGTGCCTGCAAGGGAAGTCCAATTGGATGAATCCAGCTCTAGAATTTTAGCAGTGCCAAAATCTGAAACATGGGCCTCGTATTGAGAATCCAACAAGATGTTGTTACTTTTGATATCTCGATGAATTATTGGTGGTGAGCAATCATGGTGCATGTAAGACAAGGCATACGCCACACCTTTGATGATATTCAACCTCTTACTCCACTCCAATTCTTTAGCATCTTCACCATTCCTTAAGATTCTCGCCAAACTACCCATTTCCAGATATTCGTAAACCAAAAATGAATGTCAAGTATGTGAGCAGAAGCCATGAAGTTTGACGATATTTCGATGTCGTACTTCAGTTAAtgcttttatctcatttaagaATGCCTTTTGTGATCGTTTCTCATCGTCAAGTATTTGGTGGAGTTTCTTCACAGCTACCATTTCACCTGATGACAATTTTGCTTGATATGTTGTTCCATATCCTCCCTTCCCAATGCAATATATGTCATTGAACGATTCGGTTGCTCTAATGATCTCTTCATACAATTTTCTTCCATCAAAAGTGCTTGACACAAAAAGAGATCCTCCTTCATGCTTGTCACTTTGTTCTAATTGGGGATGTtgatctttctttcttctttgcaAAGTGAGACGAACTTGGAAGAAAACGAACAAAATCAAAAGTGATCCCAAAAGAGGGAAAATGATTAGGAACACGGCTTTGTGGCCTTTTTTTGATATATGTTTGCACGGGGGCAACCATTTAGCGTTACCACACAATCCCTTGTTCCCTTGCAAGGCTTCCAAGGGGGCATCTAAAAATGCTTTGTTGTTGGGAATGAGGCCGTGTAACTTATTGTAGGATACATCAACATGCAACAAGCCGTGCATTTCTTCAAAGGTAATCGGAATAATGCCATAAAGATGATTGTGAGAGAGATTGAGTATCTCCAAGCTTTGCATTTTGCTGCTTTCTGACGGTATCTCTCCAGTTAAAGAGTTATAGCTTAAATCTAGTTTGGAGAGATGAGATAAGCTCATAAGTGAGATAGGAAGTTCTTCACTGAAGTTGTTATGGCTTAAATTCAAGTGGAATAATTTTGAGAAGCCGTTCCCAAAATTACGTGGAAGTGACTTGCACAATTGGTTCGAGGATATGTCTAGAAATTCGAGATTGGTCAATGACTCGAATTCTACAGATATAGCACCAGAGAGATGATTTCCATTCAACCATAACTTCTCTAGAGAAGTTAACTTTCCAAGCTCCTTTGGAATTGCCCCAACTATAcgatttaaagaaaaatcaagCACATATAGTTGAATCCAATTTCCAATCTCGGGTGGGATGCTACCACTAATGTTGTTCCCGCTCATTTTTAGAGTCCTTAGTTTTAGACACTGCCCCCAATTACTTGAGATCTTGCCATAAAAGTTATTGTAGCTTAGATCTATGATGATCAAGTTTGGATAGGCACCAAAGACTTGAGATATATCTCCAGTGAGTTGGTTTCCATTCAAGAAGACTCTCTTTAAGCTCGTGCAATTTTTTAGGCTTTGCGGAACTTGACCTCTAAAACCGTTGTCGAATATTGAAAGATATTGAAGTGCACCACCATGACAAATACTTTCGGGCAAGGAGCCGGTAAATTGGTTTCCGTTAAGTTCCAAATTTGCCATGTTCATGGAACCTCCGATTCCTTGTGGGATGGGACCAGAAAGTTGGTTATTGCGAACAAACAATTTTTGTAAATTGCTCAAATTAGCAAATGAACTTGGAATCGGACCTTGAAGATGGTTTTCGGAAAGATGTAGTTTGGCTAGAGAATTTAGGTGACCTATTTCTTCAGGAATGGAGccagaaaattgattttgatgGAGGTACAGGCGGGAAAGATTTCTCAAATTTCCTAAAGAAGTCGGGATGGGACCTTCTAAACTGTTTTGGGAAAGAGAAAGGCTGGTTAGAGAATTTAGGCAACCTAGTTCTTCAGGAATGGAACCAGAAAAATTATTACCCCAAAGAGACAGAATGGTAAGATTTCTCAAATTTCCTAAAGAAGTAGGGATGGGACCTTCTAAACTATTTTCAGAAAGATCAAGCAAGGCTAGATAGTTTAGGTGACCTAGTTCTTCAGGAATGGAGCCAGAAAATTTATTTCTCTGAAGTTGCAAACGGGTAAGATTTCTCAAATTTCCTAAAGAAGTCGGGATGGGACCTTCTAAACTGTTTTGGGAGAGAGAAAGGTTGGTTAGAGAATTTAGGCAACCTAGTTCTTCAGGAATGGAACCAGAAAGCTTATTACCCCAAAGATACAGAAGGGTAAGATTTCTCAAATTTCCTAAAGAAGTAGGGATGAGACCTTCTAAACTATTTTCGGAAAGATCAAGCAAGGCTAGATAGTTTAGATGACCTAGTTCTTCAGGAATGAAGCCAGAAAGTTTATTTCCCTGAAGTTGCAAAAGGGTAAGATTTCTCAAATTTCCTAAAGAAGTCGGGATGGGACCTTCTAAACAGTTTTGGGAAAGGGATAGGTTGGTTAGAGAAATGAGGCGACCTAGTTCTTCAGGAATGGAATCAGAAAGTTTATTTCCCAAAAAATTCAAGTGGGTAAGATTTCTCAAATTTCCTAAAGAAGTCGGGATGGGACCTTCTAAACTGTTTTGGGAGAGAGAAAGGTTGGTTAGAGAATTTAGGCAACCTAGTTCTTCAGGAATGGAACCAGAAAGCTTATTACCCCAAAGATACAGAAGGGTAAGATTTCTCAAATTTCCTAAAGAAGTAGGGATGAGACCTTCTAAACTATTTTCGAAAAGATCAAGCAAGGCTAGATAGTTTAGATGACCTAGTTCTTCAGGAATGAAGCCAGAAAGTTTATTTCCCTGAAGTTGCAAAAGGGTAAGATTTCTCAAATTTCCTAAAGAAGTCGGGATGGGACCTTCTAAACAGTTTTGGGAAAGGGATAGGTTGGTTAGAGAAATGAGGCGACCTAGTTCTTCAGGAATGGAATCAGAAAGTTTATTTCCCAAAAAATTCAAGTGGGTAAGATTTCTCAAATTTCCTAAAGAAGTCGGGATGGGACCTTCTAAACTATTTTGGGAAAGAGAAAGGCTGGTTAGAGAATTTAGGCAACCTAGTTCTTCAGGAATGGAACCAGAAAGCTTATTACCCCAAAGATACAGAAGGGTAAGATTTCTCAAATTTCCTAAAGAAGTAGGgatgtgtaacagcccgctagaaattcaattaaagaatttctattgactttaggaacctcgtgaaaactctgtaagtttacacgaatcgactaatcgcataaattttagcctgtcaacatagttagtgttatcactcactatggtgccagaaatgcgattttaattatttgagatagttaaaagtgtcagaatacattatagtctacaccactaggcttaattgaatatttagaatttttcagtactaagtttattacgtttatttttggagtgaatagtaacctcggtaaatgtactgagcacagtgttttcaaaatcatagtgtgaaatgtccaaattaagatagcgatattttatttggacacttggtaagatcttaaccacacataatgaatagtattagatacttggcacagagagaaaccattagatggaattgtgaaggaaatcaaggtgtgagatcatgacacctaagcaaaatacacatttggaaaatatcttaagaatagagatttaaaatacacatagaaagattttagccaccttactcttccaagtctactccacatttggaaaatatattgagctgatttttatagatattattggatagaatattttgagataatattttatagatattttgggtaggagaaaaccacactcaactctcaactccagccttat
This genomic interval from Carya illinoinensis cultivar Pawnee chromosome 10, C.illinoinensisPawnee_v1, whole genome shotgun sequence contains the following:
- the LOC122279497 gene encoding probable leucine-rich repeat receptor-like protein kinase At1g35710 — translated: ISSGLLHIPTSLGNLRNLTLLYLWGNKLSGSIPEELGCLNSLTSLSLSQNSLEGPIPTSLGNLRNLTHLNFLGNKLSDSIPEELGRLISLTNLSLSQNCLEGPIPTSLGNLRNLTLLQLQGNKLSGFIPEELGHLNYLALLDLFENSLEGLIPTSLGNLRNLTLLYLWGNKLSGSIPEELGCLNSLTNLSLSQNSLEGPIPTSLGNLRNLTHLNFLGNKLSDSIPEELGRLISLTNLSLSQNCLEGPIPTSLGNLRNLTLLQLQGNKLSGFIPEELGHLNYLALLDLSENSLEGLIPTSLGNLRNLTLLYLWGNKLSGSIPEELGCLNSLTNLSLSQNSLEGPIPTSLGNLRNLTRLQLQRNKFSGSIPEELGHLNYLALLDLSENSLEGPIPTSLGNLRNLTILSLWGNNFSGSIPEELGCLNSLTSLSLSQNSLEGPIPTSLGNLRNLSRLYLHQNQFSGSIPEEIGHLNSLAKLHLSENHLQGPIPSSFANLSNLQKLFVRNNQLSGPIPQGIGGSMNMANLELNGNQFTGSLPESICHGGALQYLSIFDNGFRGQVPQSLKNCTSLKRVFLNGNQLTGDISQVFGAYPNLIIIDLSYNNFYGKISSNWGQCLKLRTLKMSGNNISGSIPPEIGNWIQLYVLDFSLNRIVGAIPKELGKLTSLEKLWLNGNHLSGAISVEFESLTNLEFLDISSNQLCKSLPRNFGNGFSKLFHLNLSHNNFSEELPISLMSLSHLSKLDLSYNSLTGEIPSESSKMQSLEILNLSHNHLYGIIPITFEEMHGLLHVDVSYNKLHGLIPNNKAFLDAPLEALQGNKGLCGNAKWLPPCKHISKKGHKAVFLIIFPLLGSLLILFVFFQVRLTLQRRKKDQHPQLEQSDKHEGGSLFVSSTFDGRKLYEEIIRATESFNDIYCIGKGGYGTTYQAKLSSGEMVAVKKLHQILDDEKRSQKAFLNEIKALTEVRHRNIVKLHGFCSHT